The following proteins come from a genomic window of Bos mutus isolate GX-2022 chromosome 23, NWIPB_WYAK_1.1, whole genome shotgun sequence:
- the BAG2 gene encoding BAG family molecular chaperone regulator 2 isoform X2: MAQARISAKANEGRFCRSSSMADRSSRLLESLDQLELRVEALREAATAVEQEKEVLLEMIHSIQNSQDMRQISDGEREELNLTANRLMGRTLTVEVSVETIRSPQQQESLKHATRIIDEVVSKFLDDLGNARSHLMSLYSACSSEVPAGPVDQKFQSIVIGCALEDQKKIKRRLETLLRNIENADKAIKLLEHSKGAASKTLQQNAEARFN, encoded by the exons ATGGCTCAGGCGAGGATCAGCGCTAAGGCCAACGAGGGCCGCTTCTGCCGCTCCTCGTCCATGGCCGACCGCTCCAGCCGCTTGCTCGAGAGCCTGGACCAGCTGGAGCTCAG GGTGGAGGCTCTGCGGGAGGCGGCCACGGCCGTggagcaggagaaggaggtgCTCCTAGAGATGATCCACAGCATCCAGAACAGCCAGGACATGCGGCAGATCAGCGACG GAGAACGAGAAGAATTAAATCTGACTGCGAACCGTCTGATGGGACGAACCCTGACTGTGGAGGTTTCAGTAGAAACAATTAGGAGTCCCCAGCAGCAGGAGTCCCTCAAGCACGCCACGCGGATCATCGATGAGGTAGTCAGCAAGTTTCTGGATGACCTGGGAAACGCCCGGAGTCACCTGATGTCGCTGTACAGCGCGTGTTCCTCCGAGGTGCCTGCGGGGCCGGTGGACCAGAAGTTCCAGTCCATCGTGATCGGCTGTGCTCTCGAGGACCAGAAGAAAATTAAGAGACGACTAGAGACCCTGCTTAGGAACATTGAAAACGCTGACAAGGCCATCAAGCTGCTGGAGCATTCTAAAGGAGCTGCTTCCAAAACGCTGCAGCAGAACGCTGAAGCCAGATTCAACTAG
- the BAG2 gene encoding BAG family molecular chaperone regulator 2 isoform X1: MAGTCARGLELGLIFILHKLVTYLLVALQTHRVLFSDDFTASFFSHCCVSVQVEALREAATAVEQEKEVLLEMIHSIQNSQDMRQISDGEREELNLTANRLMGRTLTVEVSVETIRSPQQQESLKHATRIIDEVVSKFLDDLGNARSHLMSLYSACSSEVPAGPVDQKFQSIVIGCALEDQKKIKRRLETLLRNIENADKAIKLLEHSKGAASKTLQQNAEARFN; this comes from the exons ATGGCAGGAACATGTGCTAGAGGACTGGAGCTGGgtcttatatttattttgcataagTTGGTGACTTATTTACTTGTGGCACTTCAGACACACAGGGTTCTGTTTTCTGATGATTTCACAGCCTCATTCTTTAGTCACTGTTGTGTATCTGTGCA GGTGGAGGCTCTGCGGGAGGCGGCCACGGCCGTggagcaggagaaggaggtgCTCCTAGAGATGATCCACAGCATCCAGAACAGCCAGGACATGCGGCAGATCAGCGACG GAGAACGAGAAGAATTAAATCTGACTGCGAACCGTCTGATGGGACGAACCCTGACTGTGGAGGTTTCAGTAGAAACAATTAGGAGTCCCCAGCAGCAGGAGTCCCTCAAGCACGCCACGCGGATCATCGATGAGGTAGTCAGCAAGTTTCTGGATGACCTGGGAAACGCCCGGAGTCACCTGATGTCGCTGTACAGCGCGTGTTCCTCCGAGGTGCCTGCGGGGCCGGTGGACCAGAAGTTCCAGTCCATCGTGATCGGCTGTGCTCTCGAGGACCAGAAGAAAATTAAGAGACGACTAGAGACCCTGCTTAGGAACATTGAAAACGCTGACAAGGCCATCAAGCTGCTGGAGCATTCTAAAGGAGCTGCTTCCAAAACGCTGCAGCAGAACGCTGAAGCCAGATTCAACTAG
- the BAG2 gene encoding BAG family molecular chaperone regulator 2 isoform X3, translating to MDEDMSMRKVKEVEALREAATAVEQEKEVLLEMIHSIQNSQDMRQISDGEREELNLTANRLMGRTLTVEVSVETIRSPQQQESLKHATRIIDEVVSKFLDDLGNARSHLMSLYSACSSEVPAGPVDQKFQSIVIGCALEDQKKIKRRLETLLRNIENADKAIKLLEHSKGAASKTLQQNAEARFN from the exons ATGGATGAAGACATGAgtatgagaaaagtgaaaga GGTGGAGGCTCTGCGGGAGGCGGCCACGGCCGTggagcaggagaaggaggtgCTCCTAGAGATGATCCACAGCATCCAGAACAGCCAGGACATGCGGCAGATCAGCGACG GAGAACGAGAAGAATTAAATCTGACTGCGAACCGTCTGATGGGACGAACCCTGACTGTGGAGGTTTCAGTAGAAACAATTAGGAGTCCCCAGCAGCAGGAGTCCCTCAAGCACGCCACGCGGATCATCGATGAGGTAGTCAGCAAGTTTCTGGATGACCTGGGAAACGCCCGGAGTCACCTGATGTCGCTGTACAGCGCGTGTTCCTCCGAGGTGCCTGCGGGGCCGGTGGACCAGAAGTTCCAGTCCATCGTGATCGGCTGTGCTCTCGAGGACCAGAAGAAAATTAAGAGACGACTAGAGACCCTGCTTAGGAACATTGAAAACGCTGACAAGGCCATCAAGCTGCTGGAGCATTCTAAAGGAGCTGCTTCCAAAACGCTGCAGCAGAACGCTGAAGCCAGATTCAACTAG